GATCTTCGGTGGCGGCTCACGTGAGGTGACCAGCGCTCTTGCGCGCCTCATCTACTCCGTCGTGGGACTGGCGGGAGTGGCGCTCGCGCTCACCTTCCCATGGCGTCGGCCGCTGGAAACGACGACAACGACCACGACGACCCGAATCACGGGTGCTGGGTCCAACCGACGGTCGGACGTGCGGGCCTGATGCGGAGAGCAGTTGAGCCAAGGGAGGGTTCGATCGTGGTGTGAGCGTGCGCGGCTGGCTCTGTGGCATCAGGCGGCGCGTGACAGGGCGCGGCAGAATTCTGGCCGGCCATCTATGGTCGGCAAGAATGGCTAG
This Myxococcus virescens DNA region includes the following protein-coding sequences:
- a CDS encoding DUF378 domain-containing protein translates to MERTDADRLKAVLAKMMAVLAIIGAINWGLIGFFNWNLVEAIFGGGSREVTSALARLIYSVVGLAGVALALTFPWRRPLETTTTTTTTRITGAGSNRRSDVRA